In a genomic window of Methanogenium sp. S4BF:
- a CDS encoding sulfide-dependent adenosine diphosphate thiazole synthase → MGRKELDEVTISRAILEEQHSVMMNYLDLECAVVGAGPSGLTAAAYLAEAGIKTGVIEKKLSVGGGMWGGGMMFPRIVVQEEARPILDKFGITYKEYQENYYVASSVEAVSHLTAAACDAGAEFFNVTMVEDVVVKGDGRVSGLVINWTAVEMAHLHIDPLTLRAKYTIDATGHDATVAHQVRNKGGDLPIAGEGFMWADRAETNILEHTKEVFPGLIVAGMAANAVAGETRMGPIFGGMLLSGRRAAELVIENLP, encoded by the coding sequence ATGGGACGAAAAGAACTCGATGAAGTAACAATCAGCCGGGCGATTCTCGAAGAACAGCATTCTGTCATGATGAATTACCTCGACCTTGAATGCGCAGTAGTCGGTGCCGGGCCGTCAGGACTAACTGCTGCAGCATACCTTGCTGAGGCGGGAATAAAGACCGGAGTCATCGAAAAGAAGCTCTCTGTCGGCGGCGGCATGTGGGGTGGCGGCATGATGTTCCCCCGAATTGTAGTTCAGGAAGAGGCCCGCCCTATTCTCGATAAATTCGGCATTACCTACAAAGAATATCAGGAGAACTACTATGTCGCATCGTCGGTCGAGGCGGTTTCCCACTTAACCGCTGCAGCCTGTGACGCCGGTGCCGAATTCTTCAATGTCACCATGGTTGAAGATGTCGTTGTCAAAGGGGACGGACGCGTCTCGGGCCTTGTCATCAACTGGACCGCAGTCGAGATGGCACACCTCCATATCGATCCCCTTACCCTCCGGGCAAAATATACCATCGATGCCACCGGCCACGATGCAACGGTCGCCCACCAGGTACGGAACAAGGGAGGAGATCTGCCCATTGCAGGAGAAGGATTCATGTGGGCAGACCGAGCCGAGACAAATATTCTCGAACACACCAAAGAAGTATTCCCCGGCCTCATCGTCGCCGGCATGGCGGCAAATGCTGTTGCAGGAGAGACCCGCATGGGGCCCATCTTCGGCGGGATGCTCCTTTCCGGAAGACGTGCTGCAGAGCTTGTCATTGAAAACCTCCCCTGA
- the htpX gene encoding zinc metalloprotease HtpX has translation MKWKRDWGLTRRVFMTWALLLLVYLFFLGFLNWVLPNSFGMLLGFVVVFGLIQYFFSAKLVLMSTHARVVGEDEYPELHQMIGKLCQEADLPMPKIAVMPSPVPNAFATGRNPKNAVVAVTDSIMRTLNREELEAVLAHELSHVKNRDILTMTVASFIAMLASLIMQNALFYSIFDNRNSNGAWIIAWIVSIAVWLIATILMMSLSRYREYAADRGSAYITGNPAALRSALTKISGRMDQVPAKKKEEISGANMFYILPALSGKSFMELFATHPPFEKRLAALEKIEQEMKGFS, from the coding sequence ATGAAATGGAAGAGAGACTGGGGGCTGACCCGCCGTGTCTTTATGACCTGGGCATTGCTCCTGTTAGTGTACCTGTTCTTCCTCGGGTTCCTCAACTGGGTTCTTCCGAATTCATTCGGGATGCTGCTTGGATTCGTTGTTGTATTTGGATTAATACAGTACTTCTTCTCCGCAAAGCTTGTCCTGATGAGCACCCACGCACGGGTGGTGGGGGAGGACGAATATCCTGAACTTCATCAGATGATAGGCAAACTCTGTCAGGAGGCAGACCTTCCGATGCCAAAGATTGCAGTGATGCCGTCGCCGGTGCCGAATGCCTTTGCAACCGGACGAAACCCCAAGAATGCAGTAGTGGCAGTCACAGACTCCATCATGCGGACGCTGAACCGGGAAGAGCTTGAGGCGGTGCTTGCCCATGAACTCTCACACGTGAAGAACCGTGACATTCTCACGATGACGGTGGCATCTTTCATTGCGATGCTTGCGTCTTTGATCATGCAGAATGCATTGTTCTACTCGATATTTGACAACCGGAACAGCAATGGCGCATGGATTATTGCATGGATTGTCTCCATTGCGGTCTGGCTGATTGCAACGATTCTCATGATGAGCCTCTCGCGCTATCGTGAATATGCAGCAGATCGTGGCAGCGCCTATATCACCGGAAACCCGGCGGCACTCCGGTCTGCGCTCACAAAGATCAGCGGCAGAATGGATCAGGTGCCTGCAAAGAAGAAAGAGGAGATCTCCGGTGCAAATATGTTCTATATTCTTCCGGCTCTCTCCGGAAAGAGTTTCATGGAGCTCTTTGCTACCCATCCGCCGTTTGAAAAACGCCTCGCGGCACTCGAGAAGATCGAGCAGGAGATGAAGGGTTTCTCCTGA
- a CDS encoding 50S ribosomal protein L40e, producing the protein MARFPEAEARLLDKKICMRCNARNAPRATMCRKCGYQNLRPKNKERKG; encoded by the coding sequence ATGGCACGTTTTCCAGAAGCAGAGGCACGCCTCCTTGATAAAAAAATTTGCATGCGTTGCAATGCACGCAATGCACCGCGGGCAACGATGTGCCGCAAGTGTGGATATCAGAATCTCCGTCCGAAAAACAAGGAACGTAAAGGATAA
- a CDS encoding putative phosphothreonine lyase domain-containg protein produces MDTDGEALADVAYGLFEVFLNKELRKQGKSLFELVETNTDFSPELTDIFASFSADYPFLADALTDEYGSPDAIYRLFIEGEGVIPTKTTKIFWILIDAPGYDPGCADTEKAGKWLIFLDPDQTDELWRKIRDATAAGELGISAKVSTAKQNPESWDERMVTYVYTGDWEDEEDVMRIREVLRNLGVTDRIGYKRNIETFQGEYSEKGKKVTYYTA; encoded by the coding sequence ATGGACACCGACGGGGAGGCACTCGCAGACGTTGCCTACGGGCTCTTTGAGGTTTTCCTGAACAAAGAGCTTCGCAAACAGGGAAAATCCCTGTTTGAACTGGTTGAAACCAACACTGACTTCTCACCGGAACTCACCGATATTTTTGCATCATTTTCCGCTGACTATCCATTCCTTGCCGATGCACTGACCGATGAATACGGGTCGCCCGATGCCATCTATCGGCTCTTCATTGAAGGAGAGGGCGTTATCCCTACTAAGACCACAAAGATCTTCTGGATTCTTATTGATGCACCCGGGTACGACCCCGGATGTGCGGATACCGAAAAAGCAGGCAAATGGCTGATATTTCTGGATCCCGACCAGACAGATGAACTCTGGAGGAAAATTCGGGATGCAACCGCAGCAGGAGAACTTGGCATATCAGCCAAGGTATCAACAGCAAAACAGAACCCGGAGTCATGGGACGAGCGGATGGTCACCTACGTCTATACCGGAGACTGGGAAGATGAAGAGGACGTCATGCGTATCCGCGAGGTACTCAGGAATCTCGGCGTCACTGACAGAATCGGCTACAAACGTAACATCGAAACATTTCAGGGAGAATACAGCGAAAAAGGAAAAAAGGTCACATACTATACGGCGTGA